The following coding sequences lie in one Clostridia bacterium genomic window:
- the trxA gene encoding thioredoxin, producing the protein MANIIHVDDNTFVSEVMGSATPVVVDFWAEWCGPCRMLAPVMEDLAQELEGTVKVAKLNVDENQETAASYGVMSIPTLIVFKNGEEVGRLIGYQPKAQIMAQLKEMLALN; encoded by the coding sequence ATGGCGAATATCATTCATGTGGACGACAACACTTTTGTTAGCGAAGTGATGGGCTCAGCCACGCCGGTGGTGGTGGATTTCTGGGCAGAATGGTGTGGTCCTTGCCGGATGCTGGCGCCGGTAATGGAGGACTTGGCCCAAGAGCTGGAGGGCACCGTCAAGGTGGCCAAGCTGAACGTGGATGAGAATCAGGAGACGGCGGCCAGCTATGGGGTTATGAGCATTCCTACCCTGATCGTTTTCAAGAACGGGGAGGAAGTCGGACGCTTGATTGGCTATCAGCCTAAGGCGCAAATAATGGCCCAGCTTAAAGAGATGCTGGCCCTTAATTAA
- a CDS encoding DUF302 domain-containing protein: MDRAEMHYTVKSTKAFDDAVKAVEERCVANGFRVQHIHDVQATLRSKGLEMEPLKIIEVCDAPHAHAVLSKDILISLMMPCKINVYSRNGETYISGLRPTMLAQFFPEANLQEVAQEVDAIVRRVIDEAAA, encoded by the coding sequence GTGGATCGAGCCGAGATGCATTACACGGTAAAGAGCACCAAGGCCTTTGATGATGCCGTGAAGGCGGTGGAAGAAAGGTGTGTGGCCAACGGTTTCCGGGTCCAGCACATTCATGATGTCCAGGCTACCTTACGCTCCAAGGGGCTGGAGATGGAGCCGCTCAAGATCATTGAAGTTTGCGATGCGCCCCATGCCCATGCGGTCTTGAGTAAGGACATCCTGATTAGCCTAATGATGCCCTGCAAGATCAACGTGTATAGCCGCAATGGGGAAACTTACATCAGCGGTTTGCGCCCGACCATGCTGGCCCAGTTTTTCCCGGAAGCTAACCTCCAAGAGGTGGCCCAGGAGGTAGATGCCATAGTCCGCCGAGTAATAGATGAAGCCGCTGCTTGA
- a CDS encoding histidine kinase has product MADKNEGLNSGADGFGKEERIRQLEEQIADLRARLPAHSVKPAMLVELEELEEELERLRNQ; this is encoded by the coding sequence ATGGCCGACAAAAATGAGGGGTTAAACTCAGGCGCTGATGGGTTCGGCAAGGAGGAGCGCATCCGGCAGCTTGAGGAGCAGATTGCGGATTTGCGGGCCAGGCTTCCTGCTCACTCGGTGAAGCCAGCTATGTTAGTGGAGCTGGAAGAGCTAGAGGAGGAACTAGAGCGGCTCCGGAACCAGTAA